From Deferrisoma camini S3R1, the proteins below share one genomic window:
- a CDS encoding DUF4390 domain-containing protein — protein sequence MTRRLFPSILILLGLLLASPASAAGDKGPYIDGVLLERGPRSDLLVSFHVEGALVPQLRETLESGLPVRFTFWIRIDRPKAWARDEVLVDLRLTRTLEKNNLQNRFHVTFEDGSAGPEEPDLARAVAALGRVERMSLLPLDALRGGGPAFLRIRARLQEFRLPFRLHRILPFVALWDLETPWYVVEVPRNLP from the coding sequence GTGACGCGACGACTCTTCCCCTCGATCTTGATCTTGCTGGGTCTCCTGCTGGCGTCCCCGGCCTCGGCCGCCGGCGACAAGGGGCCGTACATCGACGGCGTGCTCCTGGAGCGGGGCCCCCGTTCGGACCTGCTGGTGTCGTTCCACGTGGAGGGGGCTCTGGTTCCCCAACTTCGCGAGACCCTGGAGAGCGGCCTGCCGGTTCGGTTCACCTTCTGGATCCGGATCGACCGACCCAAGGCCTGGGCCCGGGACGAGGTGCTGGTGGACCTGCGCCTGACCCGCACCCTCGAGAAGAACAACCTCCAGAACCGGTTCCACGTCACCTTCGAGGACGGGTCGGCCGGCCCCGAGGAACCGGACCTGGCCCGGGCCGTGGCGGCGCTGGGCCGCGTGGAGCGGATGAGCCTGCTGCCCCTGGACGCCCTGCGGGGCGGGGGGCCTGCCTTCCTGAGGATCCGGGCGCGGCTCCAGGAGTTCCGGCTCCCGTTCCGGCTCCACCGGATCCTGCCGTTCGTGGCCCTGTGGGACCTGGAGACCCCCTGGTACGTGGTCGAGGTGCCGCGGAACCTGCCATGA
- the lpxC gene encoding UDP-3-O-acyl-N-acetylglucosamine deacetylase, with protein MSETYQTTVKRSVHLKGVALHTGETVRMRIAPAPADAGIRFVRTDLSPAVEIPAESRFVTDTTLATVLGRDGVEVSTVEHCLAALAGLGVDNARIEVDGPELPILDGSALPYVEAVLAAGVRPLGRPRRTIRIEKPVRVRNGDKFCLIRPGRGFRVTYSIDFDGRFPGSQHFFLDVTPERFAEAVAPARTFGFLHEVEFLRRNGKARGGSLENAVVVEGDRVLNPEGLRMPDEPVRHKILDAVGDLALMGHRIEGHLIVHKGGHALHDQLVKTLLSRPDAWSYADSDPRPPWRPAWSHARPELAPAPA; from the coding sequence ATGAGCGAGACCTACCAAACGACCGTGAAGCGGTCGGTGCACCTGAAGGGGGTGGCCCTGCACACCGGCGAGACCGTGAGGATGCGGATCGCCCCGGCCCCGGCCGACGCGGGGATCCGGTTCGTCCGGACCGACCTGTCTCCGGCGGTGGAGATTCCGGCCGAGAGCCGGTTCGTGACCGACACCACCCTGGCCACGGTGCTAGGCCGGGACGGGGTCGAGGTGTCCACGGTGGAGCACTGCCTCGCAGCCCTGGCCGGGCTGGGGGTGGACAACGCCCGCATCGAGGTGGACGGCCCCGAACTCCCGATCCTGGACGGAAGCGCGCTGCCGTACGTGGAGGCCGTGCTCGCCGCAGGGGTGCGGCCCTTGGGGCGGCCCCGGCGCACGATCCGGATCGAGAAGCCGGTGCGGGTGCGCAACGGGGACAAGTTCTGCCTGATCCGGCCCGGCCGGGGGTTTCGGGTGACGTACTCCATCGACTTCGACGGCCGGTTTCCGGGGAGCCAACACTTCTTCCTGGACGTGACGCCGGAGCGGTTCGCCGAGGCCGTGGCGCCCGCCCGCACCTTCGGGTTCCTCCACGAGGTGGAGTTCCTGCGCCGCAACGGCAAGGCCCGGGGCGGCAGCCTGGAGAACGCCGTGGTGGTGGAGGGGGACCGGGTCCTCAACCCCGAGGGGCTGCGGATGCCCGACGAGCCCGTGCGCCATAAGATCCTCGACGCGGTGGGCGACCTGGCGCTGATGGGCCACCGGATCGAGGGGCACCTGATCGTGCACAAAGGCGGCCACGCCCTCCACGACCAGCTGGTCAAGACCCTCCTGAGCCGCCCCGACGCCTGGTCTTACGCCGATTCGGACCCCCGGCCGCCCTGGAGGCCGGCGTGGAGCCATGCCCGGCCGGAGCTGGCCCCGGCCCCCGCCTGA
- a CDS encoding cobyric acid synthase translates to MAKVLMLQGTGSDVGKSVLVAGLCRLLRQDGVRVAPFKPQNMALNSYITADGGEMGRAQVVQAEAAGVEPHTDMNPVLLKPTTDVGAQVILQGRVYGNMRAREYHAFKPKARQVALESFHRLARRFEVILVEGAGSPAEINLRDGDLANMGFALEVGAPVVLVGDIDKGGVFASLVGTLELLEPAERDLIRAFLINKFRGDPSLLDPAFRTITERTGKPFLGVVPYFRDIFIQEEDGIHRDVVHSRTGGEVRVAVVVPNRISNFTDFDPFLAEPGVRLDFVWPGERLGRADAIVLPGSKNTVDDLHALWRCGLADEILENRRRGAWVVGICGGYQMLGRWVRDPLGVESSRQEARGLGLLDVETVMEPEKVTAQSEGRVRPGVLTWYPGDGILKGYEIHMGRTRLGPGAAPLLEVRRKGDGSWHPDGAVSPDGRVFGTYLHGIFDNDAFRQAFLGLFRTGEAQTTSFARRKEEGYDRLAALLRKHLDVDGLRRILDGSPDV, encoded by the coding sequence ATGGCCAAGGTTCTCATGCTCCAGGGCACCGGTTCGGACGTGGGCAAGAGCGTGCTCGTGGCCGGGCTGTGCCGGCTGCTCCGGCAGGACGGGGTGCGGGTGGCCCCGTTCAAGCCCCAGAACATGGCCCTGAACTCGTACATCACGGCCGACGGTGGCGAGATGGGCCGGGCCCAGGTGGTGCAGGCGGAGGCGGCCGGGGTCGAGCCCCACACCGACATGAACCCCGTGCTGCTCAAGCCCACCACGGACGTGGGGGCCCAGGTGATCCTCCAGGGCCGGGTGTACGGCAACATGAGGGCCCGGGAGTATCACGCGTTCAAGCCCAAGGCCCGGCAGGTGGCCCTGGAGAGCTTCCACCGCCTGGCCCGCAGGTTTGAGGTGATCCTGGTGGAGGGTGCCGGAAGCCCGGCGGAGATCAACCTGAGGGACGGGGACCTGGCCAACATGGGGTTCGCCCTGGAGGTGGGGGCGCCGGTGGTGCTGGTGGGCGACATCGACAAGGGCGGGGTGTTCGCCTCGCTGGTGGGCACCCTGGAGCTGCTGGAGCCAGCCGAGCGGGACCTGATCCGGGCGTTCCTCATCAACAAGTTCCGGGGAGACCCCTCCCTGCTCGACCCGGCGTTCCGGACCATCACCGAGCGCACGGGCAAACCGTTCCTCGGCGTGGTTCCGTACTTCCGGGACATCTTCATCCAGGAGGAAGACGGGATCCACCGCGACGTGGTCCACTCCCGCACCGGGGGCGAGGTCCGGGTGGCGGTGGTGGTGCCGAACCGCATCAGCAACTTCACGGACTTCGACCCGTTCCTGGCCGAGCCGGGGGTCCGGCTCGACTTCGTGTGGCCCGGGGAGCGGCTGGGCCGGGCAGACGCCATCGTCCTCCCCGGCTCCAAGAACACGGTGGACGACCTCCACGCCCTGTGGCGGTGCGGGCTGGCCGACGAGATCCTGGAGAACCGACGCAGAGGCGCCTGGGTGGTGGGCATCTGCGGGGGGTACCAGATGCTGGGCCGGTGGGTGCGCGACCCCCTGGGGGTCGAGAGCTCCCGGCAGGAGGCCCGGGGGCTCGGGCTTCTGGACGTGGAGACCGTGATGGAGCCCGAGAAGGTCACGGCCCAGTCCGAGGGGCGGGTTCGGCCGGGGGTCCTGACGTGGTACCCCGGCGACGGCATCCTGAAGGGGTACGAGATCCACATGGGCCGCACCCGGCTCGGCCCCGGTGCGGCCCCCCTGCTGGAGGTTCGGCGCAAGGGGGACGGGTCGTGGCACCCGGACGGCGCGGTCAGCCCGGACGGGCGGGTGTTCGGCACGTACCTCCACGGCATCTTCGACAACGACGCCTTCCGGCAGGCGTTCCTCGGCCTGTTCCGCACCGGCGAGGCCCAGACCACCTCGTTCGCTCGCCGGAAGGAGGAGGGGTACGACCGGCTGGCCGCGCTGCTCCGGAAGCACCTGGACGTGGACGGCCTGCGCCGGATCCTCGACGGCTCGCCGGACGTGTGA
- a CDS encoding sensor histidine kinase has product MTRRARFARRPLVLGGLLILLILWVLGAAALWRLMGFRTVSVRESLGFFALVNLHILLLLLLLYLCLRNLTKLVFEWRRGVLGSRLRTKLVLAFLAITVIPTALLFLASAGFLARSIDSWFSDRVEGALRQALEVARAYYREQEDRVLDGARTVARIAKPLGAPDLERRVEALGLAAVYRLGPDGRLVAGASRRGRPVAPPPTADEAPVKEALEGREAATILNTDRGDFIRAAVPVPSGGVVVADVHLPGRTLERLEEITAGFEEYRQLQILRTPIKVSYILPLLLVALLLVFAAIWFGFYLARGITGPIQKLAEATQRVAGGDLNFELDVPSRDEVGVLVASFNRMTRDLRASRAEVERTQATLERANAELEERRRYMEIVLSRVTAGVVSADPEGRITTVNPSACDLLGLPPDCVGRRYRDVLPPEVERPLTEIGRELERSRHDTIQRQVTVEGPGRRSTLMVHMTRLRDDEGRHLGTVAVVDDLTDLVLAQRARAWQEVARRMAHEIKNPLTPIQLSAQRLRRKYADLLEREDGAVLDEATRTIVAQVEGLKRLVNAFSRFARMPECRPGPEDLNRLVDEVVGLYRPAHPEIRFEAHLDPDLPTVLVDGEQMRRVFVNLLDNAVAALQGSDDAWVEVVTDYDPSARRVRVSVADNGPGLSPEARQRLFEPYFSTKEGGTGLGLAIVKSIVSDHGGSIRAHDNRPRGTRFLIELPLDGAQS; this is encoded by the coding sequence ATGACGCGGCGAGCCCGGTTTGCCCGACGCCCCCTGGTGCTTGGGGGGCTGCTGATCCTGCTCATCCTCTGGGTCCTGGGTGCGGCCGCGCTGTGGCGGCTGATGGGGTTCCGGACCGTCTCGGTGCGGGAGAGCCTGGGGTTCTTCGCCCTGGTCAACCTCCACATCCTCCTGCTGCTCCTCCTGCTCTATCTGTGCCTGCGCAACCTCACCAAGCTGGTGTTCGAGTGGCGGCGGGGGGTGCTCGGGTCCCGGCTTCGCACCAAGCTCGTGCTGGCGTTCCTGGCGATCACCGTGATCCCCACGGCCCTGTTGTTCCTGGCCAGCGCCGGGTTCCTGGCCCGGAGCATCGACAGCTGGTTCAGCGACCGGGTGGAGGGCGCCCTGCGCCAGGCCCTGGAGGTGGCCCGGGCCTACTACCGGGAGCAGGAGGACCGGGTCCTGGACGGTGCCCGCACGGTGGCCCGGATCGCGAAACCCCTGGGAGCCCCGGACCTGGAGCGCCGGGTCGAGGCGTTGGGCCTGGCCGCCGTGTACCGGCTGGGTCCGGACGGGCGGCTCGTGGCGGGGGCGTCCCGGCGGGGGCGGCCCGTGGCCCCGCCCCCCACGGCGGACGAGGCCCCGGTGAAGGAGGCGTTGGAGGGCCGCGAGGCCGCCACCATCCTCAACACCGACCGGGGCGACTTCATCCGGGCCGCGGTGCCGGTCCCGTCCGGGGGGGTGGTGGTGGCCGACGTGCACCTGCCCGGCCGAACCCTGGAGCGCCTCGAGGAGATCACGGCGGGGTTCGAGGAGTACCGGCAGCTCCAGATCCTCCGGACCCCGATCAAGGTGAGCTACATCCTGCCCCTTCTGCTGGTGGCCCTGCTGCTCGTGTTCGCGGCCATCTGGTTCGGCTTCTACCTGGCCCGGGGGATCACCGGCCCCATCCAGAAGCTGGCCGAGGCCACCCAGCGGGTGGCCGGGGGGGACCTCAACTTCGAGCTGGACGTGCCCAGCCGAGACGAGGTGGGGGTGCTCGTGGCCTCGTTCAACCGGATGACCCGCGACCTGAGGGCGAGCCGGGCCGAGGTGGAGCGGACCCAGGCCACCCTCGAGCGGGCCAACGCCGAGCTGGAGGAGCGGCGCCGCTACATGGAGATCGTGCTGAGCCGGGTGACGGCCGGGGTGGTGAGCGCGGACCCGGAGGGGCGGATCACCACCGTGAACCCGTCGGCCTGCGACCTGTTGGGGCTTCCGCCCGACTGCGTGGGCCGGCGGTACCGAGACGTGCTCCCCCCCGAGGTGGAGCGCCCCCTCACCGAGATCGGCCGGGAGCTGGAGCGGTCGCGCCACGACACGATCCAGCGCCAGGTCACCGTGGAGGGGCCTGGCCGCCGCAGCACCCTCATGGTGCACATGACCCGGCTGCGCGACGACGAGGGCCGGCACCTGGGCACGGTGGCCGTGGTGGACGACCTGACCGATCTGGTGCTGGCCCAGCGGGCCCGGGCCTGGCAGGAGGTGGCCCGGCGCATGGCCCACGAGATCAAGAACCCCCTGACCCCGATCCAGCTCTCGGCCCAGCGGCTTCGCCGCAAGTACGCCGACCTGCTCGAACGGGAGGACGGCGCCGTGCTCGACGAGGCCACCCGGACCATCGTCGCCCAGGTGGAGGGGCTCAAGCGCCTGGTGAACGCGTTCAGCCGGTTCGCCCGCATGCCCGAGTGCCGGCCCGGCCCCGAGGACCTGAACCGGCTCGTGGACGAGGTGGTGGGCCTGTACCGGCCCGCCCACCCCGAGATCCGGTTCGAGGCCCACCTGGACCCGGACCTGCCCACCGTGCTGGTCGACGGGGAGCAGATGCGCCGGGTGTTCGTGAACCTGCTGGACAACGCCGTGGCCGCCCTCCAGGGCAGCGACGACGCCTGGGTGGAGGTGGTCACCGACTACGACCCCTCCGCCCGCCGGGTGCGGGTCTCGGTGGCGGACAACGGGCCGGGGCTCAGCCCCGAGGCGCGGCAGCGCCTGTTCGAGCCGTACTTCTCCACCAAGGAGGGGGGCACGGGCCTGGGGCTCGCGATCGTGAAGAGCATCGTGTCGGACCACGGCGGATCCATCCGGGCCCACGACAACCGGCCCCGGGGGACCCGCTTCCTCATCGAGTTGCCTTTGGACGGTGCCCAGTCATGA
- a CDS encoding sigma-54-dependent transcriptional regulator, whose translation MSRTILVVDDEESILVSLRGALEDEGYEVAVARSGEEAVEGVDAADPDVVILDVWLPGMDGVETLQRLREKDPDLPVLMMSGHATIETAVKATKLGAYDFIEKPLNLDKLLLTIEHAVHARRLAEENRYWRERWGRTHELIGESRAIQELRDQIRVVGPTRASVLITGENGTGKELVARAVHRASRRKDGPFVEVNCAAIPEDLIESELFGHEKGAFTGAAARRRGKFDLADGGTLFLDEIGDMSLKTQAKILRVLQEMRFERVGGTKTHEVDVRIIAATNKALEAEIREGRFREDLFYRLNVVPIEVPPLRERVEDIPMLFRHFVREYCAEENREPVEVDEGVFEVLQGYPWPGNVRELKNVAERMVILCRSDRLTPDDVPPAVRGRTHEPRAGDLPEPGLGLRKARRLFEREYITRHLAAAGWNVPQAAEALGLDRSSLYKKLKELGIEVPSS comes from the coding sequence ATGAGCCGAACGATCCTGGTGGTGGACGACGAAGAGAGCATCCTGGTCAGCCTGCGGGGTGCCCTGGAGGACGAGGGGTACGAGGTGGCCGTGGCCCGGAGCGGCGAGGAGGCGGTCGAGGGCGTCGACGCGGCCGATCCCGACGTGGTGATCCTGGACGTGTGGCTGCCGGGGATGGACGGGGTGGAGACCCTCCAGCGGCTGCGGGAGAAGGATCCGGACCTGCCGGTGCTGATGATGTCGGGCCACGCCACCATCGAGACCGCGGTGAAGGCCACCAAGCTCGGGGCCTACGACTTCATCGAGAAGCCGCTGAACCTGGACAAGCTCCTGCTGACCATCGAGCACGCCGTGCACGCCCGCCGGCTCGCCGAGGAGAACCGGTACTGGCGGGAGCGGTGGGGCCGCACCCACGAGCTGATCGGCGAGAGCCGGGCGATCCAGGAGCTCCGGGATCAGATCCGGGTGGTGGGCCCCACGCGGGCCTCGGTGCTGATCACCGGCGAGAACGGCACGGGCAAGGAGCTGGTGGCCCGGGCCGTGCACCGGGCCAGCCGCCGCAAGGACGGGCCGTTCGTCGAGGTGAACTGCGCCGCCATCCCCGAGGACCTGATCGAGAGCGAGCTGTTCGGGCACGAGAAGGGGGCGTTCACCGGAGCGGCGGCCCGGCGGCGGGGGAAGTTCGACCTGGCCGACGGGGGCACCCTGTTCCTCGATGAGATCGGCGACATGAGCTTGAAGACCCAGGCCAAGATCCTGCGGGTGCTCCAGGAGATGCGGTTCGAGCGGGTGGGGGGCACCAAGACCCACGAGGTGGACGTGCGGATCATCGCGGCCACCAACAAGGCCCTGGAGGCGGAGATCCGGGAGGGCCGGTTCCGGGAGGACCTGTTCTACCGGCTCAACGTGGTGCCCATCGAGGTGCCGCCCCTGCGGGAGCGGGTGGAGGACATCCCCATGCTGTTCCGCCACTTCGTGCGGGAGTACTGCGCCGAAGAGAACCGGGAGCCGGTGGAGGTGGACGAAGGGGTGTTCGAGGTGCTCCAGGGCTACCCTTGGCCGGGGAACGTCCGCGAGCTCAAGAACGTGGCCGAGCGCATGGTGATCCTGTGCCGCTCGGATCGCCTCACCCCGGACGACGTGCCCCCGGCCGTGCGGGGTCGGACGCACGAGCCCCGGGCCGGCGATCTGCCCGAGCCGGGTCTCGGCCTCCGCAAGGCCCGGCGGCTGTTCGAGCG
- a CDS encoding sensor histidine kinase, whose product MGTHDDKRRIQALEDEREALAEEVCRLREQLDQGASWGPWLAWEEAEALLGEVLREARGEEGLLHSAARARQALAAGSGAPADLGEALEQSRERLLAIRDALRERDRRLAELRDQKEELLSIVAHDLRTPLVAIQGFAQLLRRSAGTDGLSPRQQEYVDRILQAVAAMNRLVDDLLTARRLEQGQLPFEPRPVRLREFVDRIAALHASVAQGKGVSVEVEGEVSDLEITADPDRLAQALGNLLQNAVKFTPSGKTVRLRVREEAGRVRFEVDDEGPGIDPEAMACLFDRYRQGGLARTVGRGHGLGLHICRELVHMHGGQVGAKNLPSGGSRFWMEIPASSGTDRDRGREEP is encoded by the coding sequence ATGGGAACCCACGACGACAAACGCCGGATCCAGGCCCTGGAGGACGAACGGGAGGCCTTGGCCGAGGAGGTGTGCCGTCTGCGGGAGCAGCTGGACCAGGGGGCCTCGTGGGGCCCATGGCTCGCCTGGGAGGAGGCCGAGGCCCTGTTGGGGGAGGTCCTGCGGGAGGCTCGGGGGGAAGAGGGGCTGCTCCACTCGGCCGCCCGGGCCCGACAGGCCCTGGCGGCGGGCAGCGGGGCCCCGGCGGACCTGGGTGAGGCGTTGGAGCAGAGCCGAGAGAGGCTGCTGGCCATCCGCGACGCCCTCCGGGAGAGGGACCGCCGGCTGGCGGAGCTGAGGGATCAGAAGGAGGAGCTCCTCAGCATCGTTGCCCACGATCTGCGCACCCCCCTGGTGGCGATCCAGGGGTTCGCCCAGCTCCTGCGGCGTTCGGCCGGCACGGACGGCCTGAGCCCGCGTCAGCAGGAGTACGTGGATCGCATCCTGCAGGCCGTGGCGGCCATGAACCGGCTGGTGGACGACCTTCTGACGGCGCGTCGCCTGGAGCAGGGGCAGCTGCCGTTCGAGCCCCGGCCGGTGCGGCTTCGGGAGTTCGTCGATCGGATTGCGGCCCTCCACGCTTCGGTGGCGCAGGGCAAAGGGGTGTCTGTGGAGGTGGAGGGCGAGGTGTCCGATCTCGAGATCACCGCCGACCCGGACCGCCTGGCCCAGGCGCTGGGGAACCTGCTCCAGAACGCGGTCAAGTTCACGCCGTCGGGGAAGACCGTGCGGCTGCGGGTGCGGGAGGAGGCGGGGCGGGTGCGGTTCGAGGTGGACGACGAGGGGCCGGGGATCGATCCGGAGGCCATGGCCTGCCTGTTCGACCGGTACCGTCAGGGTGGGCTGGCCCGAACCGTGGGGCGGGGCCACGGCCTGGGTCTTCACATCTGCCGTGAGTTGGTGCACATGCACGGGGGCCAGGTCGGGGCGAAGAACCTGCCGTCGGGGGGGAGCCGGTTCTGGATGGAGATCCCGGCCTCCAGCGGCACGGACCGCGACCGAGGGAGAGAAGAGCCGTGA
- a CDS encoding NFACT RNA binding domain-containing protein → MDPWVVARVGAELERDWRGAWVQGAWASPDWGAVVRLRAPGRTGLLMLAAGPRAVGVGLVERRPTAPPRPPALAAYLRAHAVGGRLEGVRWGRFDRVLELAFRRGDGGCSLVWEAAGRHPLLAVLDPDGRVRAVQAVRPRPGLSPGRPYEPPPVPEGRVFPDRADPWELERRVGRGEPLERILFGVTPGQARELRARMDRKGAAVAFKEILAAYGRPGPLWEYEDGLSAVEREGAAPVAVWPSALEGAGRWLEVRVAGPGAPAEGDAPDARRWRRRVERRIRNIEQDLARLPDPAGLRRLADALAAGLHRVARGTDTVVLPDPWGGGEVEVPLDPARSPADNLERLYRRAAKAERAREVLTERLAAARAELEGAAADGGPPPAAPPRPDPGGRPFARYVSSDGWPIWVGRNGRENDRLLREARPWDLWLHARDAPGAHVLIRKPGREARCPDRTLREAAGLAALRSRRSGEGAVEVMVVEAGRVRKPKGAGPGRVVVHGEETVRVRPGWGSPKPAMK, encoded by the coding sequence ATGGATCCGTGGGTGGTGGCCCGGGTCGGCGCCGAGCTGGAGCGGGACTGGCGGGGGGCGTGGGTCCAGGGGGCCTGGGCCTCCCCCGACTGGGGGGCGGTGGTGCGGCTGCGGGCCCCGGGGCGGACCGGGTTGCTCATGCTGGCGGCGGGTCCGCGGGCCGTGGGGGTTGGGTTGGTGGAGCGCCGGCCCACCGCCCCGCCCCGCCCCCCGGCCCTGGCCGCGTACCTGCGGGCCCACGCCGTGGGCGGACGGCTCGAAGGCGTGCGTTGGGGCCGGTTCGACCGGGTGCTCGAGCTCGCCTTTCGCCGGGGCGACGGCGGGTGCTCCCTGGTGTGGGAGGCCGCCGGTCGCCATCCCCTTTTGGCGGTGCTGGATCCGGACGGCCGGGTCCGGGCGGTCCAGGCGGTCCGACCCCGGCCGGGCCTCTCGCCGGGTCGGCCGTACGAGCCGCCCCCCGTGCCCGAGGGACGGGTCTTCCCGGACCGGGCGGACCCCTGGGAGCTGGAGCGCCGGGTCGGCCGGGGCGAGCCGCTGGAGCGGATCCTGTTCGGGGTGACCCCGGGGCAGGCCCGGGAGCTTCGGGCCCGGATGGACCGCAAGGGCGCGGCCGTGGCGTTCAAAGAGATCCTGGCGGCCTACGGCCGGCCCGGCCCCCTGTGGGAGTACGAGGACGGACTGTCGGCTGTGGAACGGGAAGGGGCTGCGCCCGTGGCCGTGTGGCCGTCGGCCCTGGAAGGCGCCGGCCGGTGGCTGGAGGTCCGGGTGGCGGGACCGGGCGCCCCGGCCGAGGGCGACGCCCCCGACGCCCGCCGTTGGAGGCGGAGGGTCGAGCGCAGGATCCGCAACATCGAGCAGGACCTGGCCCGGCTTCCGGACCCCGCCGGGCTGCGGCGGCTGGCCGACGCCCTGGCCGCGGGGCTCCACCGGGTGGCCCGGGGGACCGACACGGTGGTCCTGCCCGACCCGTGGGGCGGCGGGGAGGTGGAGGTGCCCCTGGACCCGGCTCGGTCCCCCGCCGACAACCTGGAGCGGCTGTACCGCCGGGCGGCCAAGGCCGAGCGGGCCCGCGAGGTGCTCACGGAGAGGCTGGCCGCGGCCCGGGCGGAGCTCGAGGGGGCAGCGGCGGACGGCGGCCCCCCACCTGCGGCGCCGCCACGCCCGGATCCCGGGGGCCGGCCCTTCGCCCGGTACGTGTCGTCGGACGGCTGGCCCATCTGGGTGGGCCGCAACGGCCGGGAGAACGACCGGCTGCTGCGCGAGGCCCGGCCGTGGGACCTGTGGCTCCACGCCCGGGACGCGCCCGGCGCCCACGTGCTGATCCGGAAACCGGGCCGGGAGGCCCGGTGCCCCGATCGCACCCTCCGGGAGGCCGCCGGCCTGGCGGCCCTGAGGTCCCGGCGGTCGGGGGAGGGGGCGGTGGAGGTGATGGTGGTCGAGGCCGGACGGGTCCGCAAGCCCAAGGGGGCCGGCCCGGGGCGGGTGGTGGTCCACGGCGAGGAGACTGTGCGGGTCCGCCCCGGCTGGGGAAGCCCCAAACCGGCGATGAAATAG
- a CDS encoding DUF4382 domain-containing protein: MKRRRPLRATLTVAAATLALFLAACGGGTGSTTSSTSSDGGEVLVGLTDAEGDFLRYEVDVEGLELTRADGTAVETIPLDTRIDFAQLTDLTEFVTAATVPNGTYVAARLTLDYTNALIEVEGADGSALEAVAVGEDGTPLDTLELDVTLDNANHLVVAPGTPAMLTLDFDLSANHEVDLSTSPATVTVQPTLHAAVEPDPSKIHRVRGLLGAVDEEADTFRVLRPPFRSPRRPVRSITVATSESTEFQVNGASASGAEGLALLAEASADPAVPVVVRGGVDGETGTFRATEVLAGTSAPGGEHDGLIGVVVARDDTSLTVRGAALDRSMGALFVGEDVTVTWTDDVVVTRALDPNGIYTPADVSVGQRVRLLGTYAEGGGTAAFQAERIRMLVTRIAGTVNDLQEGEVRLALEHIEGRRPDVFDFTGTGSASADDADPDNYQVSTGGLSLDGVAADAPVRVFGFVTPFGQAPPDFEAVTVADYSEATARLRGRWAAGSGTELSVAEGGLILDLTDAGALRHVFRGGIATELAAEPAPTVAPENPDRGLFVIHRRGEPTEVYGRYAEFADALGAELAGGRHVAFLSGLGAFDPATQTLTARRIFVRLR; encoded by the coding sequence ATGAAGAGACGACGACCGCTGCGCGCAACCCTGACCGTTGCCGCCGCAACCCTCGCGCTGTTCCTGGCCGCCTGCGGCGGCGGGACCGGCTCCACAACCTCGTCGACCTCGTCCGACGGGGGCGAGGTGCTCGTCGGCCTGACCGACGCCGAAGGGGACTTTCTCCGGTACGAAGTGGACGTGGAGGGCCTGGAGCTCACCCGGGCCGACGGGACCGCGGTGGAGACGATCCCCCTGGACACCCGCATCGACTTCGCCCAACTCACCGACCTGACCGAGTTCGTCACGGCGGCCACCGTGCCGAACGGCACGTACGTGGCGGCCAGGCTCACCTTGGACTACACGAACGCCCTGATCGAGGTGGAGGGGGCCGACGGCTCGGCCCTGGAGGCCGTGGCCGTGGGCGAGGACGGCACCCCCCTGGACACCCTCGAGCTCGACGTGACCCTGGACAACGCGAACCACCTGGTGGTGGCCCCCGGGACCCCGGCGATGCTCACCCTGGACTTCGACCTGTCGGCGAACCACGAGGTGGACCTCTCCACCTCCCCGGCCACGGTCACCGTGCAGCCCACCCTGCACGCCGCCGTGGAGCCCGACCCCTCCAAGATCCACCGCGTCCGGGGGCTGCTCGGGGCGGTGGACGAGGAGGCCGACACGTTCCGGGTGCTGCGGCCGCCGTTCCGGAGCCCCCGTCGTCCCGTCCGGTCGATCACCGTGGCCACCTCGGAGAGCACCGAGTTCCAGGTGAACGGGGCGAGCGCCTCGGGAGCCGAAGGCCTGGCCCTGCTGGCCGAGGCCTCCGCCGACCCGGCCGTGCCGGTGGTGGTGCGGGGCGGTGTGGACGGGGAGACCGGCACGTTCCGGGCCACCGAGGTCCTGGCCGGGACCAGCGCGCCGGGGGGAGAGCACGACGGCCTGATCGGCGTGGTGGTGGCCCGGGACGACACCTCGCTCACCGTTCGGGGGGCCGCCCTCGACCGGAGCATGGGGGCCCTGTTCGTGGGCGAGGACGTGACCGTGACCTGGACGGACGACGTGGTCGTGACCCGGGCCCTGGATCCGAACGGCATCTACACGCCGGCCGACGTGTCCGTGGGGCAGCGGGTGCGGCTCCTGGGAACCTACGCGGAGGGCGGCGGCACGGCCGCGTTCCAGGCCGAGCGTATTCGCATGCTCGTGACCCGGATCGCGGGCACGGTGAACGATCTCCAGGAGGGGGAGGTCCGGCTCGCCCTGGAGCACATCGAGGGACGCCGGCCCGACGTCTTCGACTTCACGGGCACCGGCTCCGCGTCGGCGGACGACGCCGATCCGGACAACTACCAGGTGAGCACCGGCGGCCTCTCCCTGGACGGCGTGGCCGCCGACGCCCCGGTGCGGGTGTTCGGGTTCGTGACCCCGTTCGGCCAGGCCCCCCCGGACTTCGAGGCCGTGACCGTGGCCGACTACTCCGAGGCGACGGCCCGGCTCCGGGGGCGGTGGGCAGCCGGCAGCGGGACGGAGCTCTCGGTGGCCGAAGGGGGGCTCATCCTGGACCTGACCGACGCGGGTGCGCTCCGCCACGTGTTCCGGGGCGGCATCGCCACGGAGCTCGCCGCGGAGCCCGCGCCCACGGTGGCGCCGGAGAACCCGGACCGCGGCCTGTTCGTCATCCACCGGCGGGGGGAGCCCACCGAGGTGTACGGCCGGTACGCCGAGTTCGCCGACGCCCTCGGGGCCGAGCTGGCCGGCGGCCGCCATGTGGCGTTCCTGTCGGGGCTGGGCGCGTTCGACCCCGCCACCCAGACCCTCACGGCCCGGCGGATCTTCGTGCGGCTCCGGTGA